Proteins from a genomic interval of Oncorhynchus clarkii lewisi isolate Uvic-CL-2024 chromosome 13, UVic_Ocla_1.0, whole genome shotgun sequence:
- the LOC139424257 gene encoding actin-related protein 2/3 complex subunit 1B-like translates to MSYHSFLLEPISCHSWNKDRTQIALCPNNHDVHIYKKDGTKWTKIHELKEHNGQVTGIDWAPESNRIVTCGTDRNAYVWSLKGEVWKPTLVILRINRAARCVSWSPKENKFAVGSGSRLISICYFEQENDWWVCKHIKKPIRSTVLSLDWHPNNVLLAAGSCDFKCRVFSAYIKEVEEKPGPTVWGSKMPFGEVLFESGPSGVSGGAGDGAGGGWVHGVCFSHSGNRLAWTSHDSTVAIAEGGKTSTISSLSSETLPLLCVSFITENSLVAAGHDCYPVLFVYDGTKGSVTFGGKLDVPKQTSQRGISARERFQNLDRRATSSETTEQGLESLHKNSISQISVLEGGKSKCSTFCTTGMDGGMVTWDVKSLESALKDLKIV, encoded by the exons ATGTCTTACCACAGCTTCTTGCTCGAGCCAATCAGCTGCCACTCCTGGAACAAGGACCGGACCC AGATTGCTCTGTGTCCCAACAACCATGATGTCCACATCTATAAGAAGGACGGGACCAAGTGGACCAAGATTCATGAACTGAAGGAGCACAACGGACAGGTCACAG gtatagaCTGGGCTCCAGAGAGTAACCGTATCGTGACCTGTGGGACGGACCGTAACGCGTATGTCTGGTCTCTGAAGGGGGAGGTGTGGAAGCCCACCCTGGTCATCCTCCGTATCAACCGGGCTGCTCGCTGTGTCAGCTGGTCTCCCAAGGAGAACAAGTTCGCTGTGGGCAGCGGATCACGCCTCATATCCATCTGCTACTTTGAACAGGAGAATGACTG GTGGGTCTGTAAGCACATCAAGAAGCCGATCCGTTCCACCGTCCTCAGTCTGGACTGGCATCCTAACAACGTGCTGCTGGCGGCTGGATCCTGTGACTTCAAatgcag ggtgTTCTCGGCCTACatcaaggaggtggaggagaagccCGGACCCACAGTGTGGGGGTCCAAGATGCCCTTTGGAGAGGTGCTGTTTGAGTCTGGGCCCTCAGGGGTGTCTGGGGGGGCTGGAGATGGGGCAGGAGGGGGATGGGTCCACGGGGTCTGTTTCTCCCACAGCGGGAACCGCCTGGCCTGGACATCACATGACTCGACTGTGGCGATCGCAGAGGGAGGCAAGACCAGCAC gatCAGCAGTCTGAGCTCTGAGACCCTTCCTCTGCTGTGTGTCAGCTTTATCACTGAGAACAGCCTGGTGGCcgct ggTCATGACTGCTACCCGGTGCTGTTTGTGTATGACGGTACTAAGGGCTCAGTAACGTTCGGAGGGAAGCTGGACGTTCCCAAGCAGACGTCTCAGAGAGGGATCAGCGCCAGGGAACGCTTCCAGAACCTGGACCGCCGAGCCACCTCGTCCGAGACCACCGAGCAGGGCCTGGAGAGTCTGCACAAGAACAGCAtcag TCAGATCTCTGTGCTGGAAGGAGGGAAGAGTAAATGTTCCACGTTCTGTACCACTGGGATGGACGGAGGAATGGTCACATGGGACGTcaag AGTCTGGAGTCTGCCCTGAAGGATCTCAAGATAGTCTGA